The nucleotide sequence AGGCTGAATAAACTTAATGGTGCATTTGCCATCTGGGCAAAGCAAACAAAGCACCGGGATAGAACTGTgcgaagaaaaaaaaataatcaaactacGGGATGAAAGTACATGCGTAAGCCCTGTCTTGATTTCTTTAACCACAGATAATTTTTCCACCCCAAGTTTTACACTCGTGCTTATTTGGTAGGAACTGTGAGAGGCAACAGGGCATTTAAGCAGACAGAGCTGAACACGGGCGAGCCCTTCGGGCGGCTTCTCTCCAACCTTGTGTCTCCCCATCAACAGCGTCAGCAAGACGTCTCCGGGTCTGCGCTCGTGTCATCTACACCCGCGAGGACGGAAGCTCTTCGCAGACCTGACCATACGGACAAGGGTGCTTTGAGGACTCTCAGGAGCCCAGGAGTGTGAGGGAGGCAGAGCCGCCCCGTCAGCCCGCATGGTGACCCCTAAGGTCCTTGGGAAAACGCCCCGTCCTGGGCGCCCAGCGCTGCTCCGACACCTGGTGTCCCCTGGGCGgccctggctgctgctgcttGTCCTCTCCGCAAACGTCCCAGACCTGTGTCTTCTCCACCACCATGCAGCCAAGgcctgcttgtgtgtgtggcTGTGCCTTCGGAGgggcccccggcccccctgcaccccctgcaccccccacccaccaagGCCCCCACCTTGCACGCTCCGCTCCCCGTCTCAACTGCATCTGGCTACCAGacagcagagcagcggccccgtaTCCCGGGGCCCGCCTCTACCCCAGTTCTCCTGATGAACATGAGCAGCCCCCCTTTGAGCAAATAAAGTCTCattaagaaatgatttttaaaatcctttaaaaaaaataaataaataccaaaagataaaaaaatctttttttccccccaaaaaagccttCTTGGGGTCAGGAGTCTGACCACGGATCGATTCTGCTTGGCCTTGGGACCCAGCACTGGATTGACGCGTCGATGCTGGTGACGTCGGCGCCCCGAGTGCAAAGTCCTGCCAACAGTTGGGCGTTGTGGGCAGCGAGTGGCCAGGGGCTGCCCACGGCCATCCCCGCCGAGCTGCTGGGGGTTCCCCGGGGATGCCAGAGGCACCTTCATCAGCCCGGGGTCTTGACTCGGGCAGACACCCAGCGGGTGCACCTGCCGCGCGTGCCGGGGCAGGGACCTCGTCCTGGGGGACACAGGACACCCTTACAGGTGGTGGCCCTGCTGGCTTCAGGACCCGCGAGAGCTCCTCCTGCCAGCTTGCCCTGTAGCCCCGCGACCCCGGCCCGGGCCCGGGCTCCTGGGTGTGCTGCAGCCTCCCGCTGGAGGGGGACATGACGGAGGCACATGAGTGCGGGTGACTCTGGGTCCTCCGGGAACATCTGACTCCCAGATGCCATCTACGGGGATAAATGCACGACCTTCATCTGTGTAACAGTGTCCCCTCGATTTTTCCATGCATATCCTGAAATCCAGGAATAGGGAGCTGAGACAGAGGGCCGTCCGAGGCCCGTGCACACAGCGCAGCAGACGCTTCGCCCCGGAGGCCCCGCTTGGCACCTGCAACTCTGGCTGTGCCATCGCAGGGGGCTTCACTGCCCTGCCTGGGCACCCTTGGTGCTGGCCCGGCGTCAGGGCCGAGTTTCCTCGGGTGACAGTGACTCGGCCAGCGGTTACCGCCCGGCCGTCCAGGTTTTGCTTACGGTGTGCAGACACAGGAGCGAGGAACGACCTGCTGAGGTGAGTCATGCAGGCCGAGCTGAGGCCGATGGGCTCGGAGGACCGGCCGTCTGCGCGGGAGCTGTTCAGGGCCGGTCCCCGTTGGTCCCTTAACAAGGACAAAACCAGGCTCTTTATTAACGACCCGCTAATTTTTCTTCTAGGCTGCATCAGACATATTATACGACTGGGGGACTCTTCAATGAAGCCGAAGTTGGCTTTGCATAATAACTTCCTCGGTGAAAATAAAACCCGATCATCGGACACATTCAGAAGCATTGAACTAAATCTCTACGGAAATGGGATTTCCTCTGGGCAAAATATGCATCCGTGACATGCGTCGGGGGACTGAGACTCCTATGAATGCATCGAACTCCGCTGAGCCTGAGAGAGCGCAGACCCGGGGCCCACAGGCTTTCTCTGGGGTCCCTGGGGCTGCAGTGGGGACCCGCCACCTGTCGTATATGCTGGTTGGACTCTGGGAGCCTTTGAATTTGCAGGGCGGAGAAGATGACACGTCGGGACACATCACAAGCCCCACCGCACGACAAGAGCGATCGCGGCAAAAGAAAGCGATGCCATCGATTCTCTGGGGAAAAATGAGAGTCCGTGGAACTAGGTTGCAGCTGGGGCTTGACGCTCCCGGGCTCACCATTTACGTGGTGGCTCCGTTTGTGCTGCTGTGTGCTCCGCCTTCTAACCCGTTTTTGCTCATTGCCAGGGAGGGTGCAGACATGATATTGTCTGGTatgtcttttgctttctttgaaaattaaaaaaatattttaatgattttatgtatttattcatgcaagacacacacacacacacacaaagaggcagggacccaggcagaggaagaagcaggctccatgcagggagccccacgtgggactcgattccgggaccccggggtcacgccctgggccgaaggcagatgctcaactgctaagatgcccagatgcccctttatttgagattttaaaaaggtgAGAATATAATCCATCAAAATGACTTTGAACTGTAAACCTATTACAGTCTTATTAGGCTTGCCCTTACTATTTGAGGTTCCAAGCCTATGGATTTGCCCTTTCTTTATTAGAAGTTACATCAGGCAAATGCTTTCAGCATTTAGGGCAATAGGTGAGATAAAGACACTATGCAAATAACGTTAGGCTGGTTAATCAAGGGAGACGGTTCAGGAAGGAAAAATTTTGAGACACAAGTGAAAAACTGTTCTTGTTAAGAATTCAGGCCTGAACGATAAAATGTAGGTTTTTACACAattggttcttttatttatttatgttaagattttatttatttattcatgagagacgcagagacaaagacagagggagacgcaggctccatgcagggagcccgacgcaggactcgatcccgggaccccggggtcacggcctgagcccaaggcaggtgctcaaccactgagccacctggggtgtcCCCATTAGCTCTTTCCTATGCTCTGAGTTCCTTAAGATGAACTGAAGTGACCCATACCAAGAGACATCCCAATTTTGAGCTCTTGGGGTCTAATCCCCGGTGTGTGCTCACAAAACAAGAATGGGTCACCGGTCACTACAAAATAGTCCTAGTGACATGACTGCCATCATGGtcttccttccctgtccccacAAACACCGGGAGGAGGCTAACTTTTGTCTAAGGATTGGATCAGCAACCTACAGTTAAAAATGGTGCATTTTTCCTATTCTTCATCAATAGGAAAGCTAGGGGGTAAAAAATGAAAGGTAGATCTTAAAAATCCATTGGGGATgatgttaaaacaaaaaaccttgccACGATCCCAACCCCTAAACCTTAAAGTGTGGCTGTCAAATACTGTTCGTCTGGACTGATATCAGGCTGACATGCAACACAAGACTCTTTGAAAGTCAAATAGGATATCGATGTCCCCAAAACTACCTTGAAAGACATGCTTAAGCGCACGTTGGCGCGTAATGGGGATGCACGAGCGTGGACGGGCACTGGGGGATACAAGAATGTCTCCATAGAGAGCTGGTCTGTAGTGAGCAATGGAGAGAAATGAGATTCGTAGACCATCAATTCCCAGCCTGTAAGTCCCAGAGGCGAACTGGGCGACAGAAACGGTGACGCgccaaaaatatttcattttagtcatagttttattaaaaaaaaaaaagagcttgtaAGTCTCAGACAGTACAgtgcaaaaatatataaacaattattGTCTGTCGGATACTGCTGGCTCTCACAAATCAACaggcttttccttatttttatcatACAAACGCggcaaaaaaaaatgtgaaaataaaatacctacaCTTGGGAAAGCGTGAAATATAAACCTCATTACCATCACGGGCTTTCTATACACGGTTCTCCGTACTGGTGGAGGTAGGCGCTGCGCGATGCGCCCGTCGCCCATGaacgagccccccccccccgcccccgttttCTTATAAGGGGTGAATATCAGTGCAATTCCGAAGGACACTGGGTATGTATGTACACGATTTTATTCAATGCTCTATAGTATGCTACAGATATGTACAACGTCGGtaataaattaagaataaatgaacaaaatcagcACGAGGACAGTTCACGGACACGTCCCTCGATGCCATTTTTCTGCCTTCAGTTTCTAAGAGTTCATCCGACCCGAGATTCCGGATCATCTTCTCGTTAGAAAAATTCGTTCAGGCGGCCCGAACGACCTGCAGAGGGTTTCACGGCCTTCAAGCCGTGGGAAGACGCTGGTTAATCGCAGAAATGCCGAAGAGGATCCTTTGCCATCAAGAGGAGTTGATGAACATTTGTACGATATGCACGAAACTCTGCAAAAACTCCTTAATACTCTTTTCCTCCAGTTCTTCACATTCTTTGCATCCCGTTTCAGTTATATTctaacaaataaaacagaaaggatcAGATTGGAAAGGCTAATGGCATCTCTTTGCTGGAAATATCTCATCATCTGAACCATCCAGGGAGGTCCCGAGACATACAAAATTTGGGCAAATTAATATCTAAGTAGGAAGAATCACTGGAAAAGAGAACGAAGGATTTGACTTAGGCTTATTTTCCCCGTCATGGGTTAAGGACGTTGGAAAAATAGGGCGTCTCCATCACACCTGGGACTTCCCGCTTGCTGCCCTGCAGTAGTTTTCAGGTCCCCTACCTGAGTGTGAGGTCCACAGCTCCCCGCCCGGCCTGGCGGCCTCCCACAGGTGCTCCTTACTTACCTGCTTCCATCGCCGGCCCCACCACCCTAAGGACAGACCTAAGTAGATGGAGCTCCTGCCGTGCCCCGTGCGCACACCCTGCCGCTAGACGCCCCACTGGCTGTCCTCTCCGCGTGTGCCACGTGTGCTGTTCGCTACCACCGCTCAGGTCGGGCCCACGCGGGAGCTGCCTCCCCGGAGGCCATTCCTGAACCCAGGCCTTCTCCCGGCTGCCCTAATCGGTCCCTCTCTCTCGACTTTTGCAGACTCTCCCTCTCATCGCATCATGTACTGTACTGGTTTCATGGGGTTTTACGCTTCTCACACTACTACTCTCTGGGCTTTTCCATTTTGTCCCCCTTGCatttagcacagggcctggcccccCGTATTCACTCAGCTGTTACCGGTTGATTGGAACTGTTAGGTGAATCCTACAAGGTGTCATTCAAATAGTTTCACGGAGAACTAGAATATTCCAAACGTAGTCATCATACATGAACTACGTAGAGATCGTCTGAACCCTAAAGGCCGTGCCAGCAAAAGTCAAAATTAGATTTTACGTGCATTAAGCATTTGGAAGGCAGGCCCGCCGACGTTTCTTGGGCACACAGTCTGGGCCGGGCCCTGTACGTCCACAGAGTGCGGCCCCACTGGGAGTTGGCCACGGCAGCCCGCACGGCCCAGACGTGCCACCACAGCCCTTCTGATGGTGCACCTGCCCACGGCTTCTGTGCCCTGTGCTGCACATCAGGCCCCGGCGACAGGGCCCGGGCCCGCCGTCGGTGCTGCTGAGTCACTGCAGCCTGGTGCAGCCCTTCCACCAAGGCTGTGGGAGCAACGCCCCAGGAGAGTATTTTAAGCATCAATAGGCTCATTGCACATCAACGCACTAAGTGTCTAGAGTAGGCCAGGCCATGTTCTGGGAGCTGGGACACAGCACTGGGAAAAATCCCACAAAAATAACTGCCCCTTGAAACAGGCATTCTGGCTGGGGATGGAGCAGAGCCCCGGAGCAGGTGGGGCAGCAGGGGGGAGGGAACAGGCCACGGGATGGGCTGCAGCGCGGAGGTGACATCACCGAGGAGGGGACGTTCTAGCCAAGACCTAAAGCAACCGGGCATCTCGCGGGCAAATCCAGGGCTCGGTCGGACTCATGGAGAACTCACCCCCTTCGAAGACAGATCACTGTTTGCGAGGATGATGAGGTTCTCTACTGCTTCCTTAATGGGATGACTGCCGGACTCGAGCGAGATAACACCTAACTCCAGGAGAAAGCACTTCATCGCGGTTACTTTGCAACTGGGCTAAAAATAGAGTTACAAagaatcattttggaaaaaaaaaatctttccattattcatgtttatatacatgtaattttgattttttaaaaaagctgacccaaatattttatttaaaaaaacacaatactGTGAAGATGTTGTACAGAGGacacaggttttgttttttgttggcTTTGAAATAAAAACCGAGACAAACTGACAACGAAACAACCTAAAGGGACAGCATATTATACAGAAGAAAGAACGTAAGTCTACAAAACATGGAAATAATAGGTCTCCTTTTCTCACTGAGAACATTTCTTCTTTGTGAAAGGGTGATAATATGCGCCCGAGACTCCCAAAACATTTGTATGGATAGTGCACTGAAGGATTTTGAGAATCAGACTGTGTTGTTGATATTTTAAACAGGCACAGGTGCTGATCATGCTCTCTCTGCAAGTTCCAAAGTTCTAGAGGCAGAAGTGATTCCAAGAAATGTATTAGAAAGATCAACGGAGCAGTATTACCCACTCGTGGGCTGGCCAATCAGAAAGgtaccttttattattattattattattattattattattatttagattttatttatatattcatgagaaacacaggcagagggagaagcaggctccttgcagggagtctgatgtgggacttgatcctgggaccccggagtcacgccttgagcccaaggcagatgctcaaccactgagccccccgggcgtccctgaAAGATGCCTTTTAGATACCACAAAAGTATGTTTCCCACAATGGTTACTCTAACAAAAGCGTAAACTTAAAAGAAGCATTATCCGAAGTTTGGAGATTTGACGATGACTTGTTTGACTTTGTGTCTCACTGCCTTGGACAGAGCCGGGGCCCTGCCGGTGCTTCACAAATGCTTACGGGATGGATAAAGGAGGAAGGAATATACTCGTGTGTCTGACATTGGCAATATGCCGTGTGTCCCGCAGCAGCTGCTCAGGATGACAAGGGTGGGTACTGGCCGTAGATAGATGGAGcgatagacagagacagacagggagacagagaaaataataaataaataagacaggtTCAGCAATGTTTAGTGACTTCTAAGGTAACACTGCTAGGAAGCGGCTGAATCAGTTTAAATCCAAACTTCAGCCTCAGCTTCTTCCTATAATCCAAGAGTCACAACCATTATCTTCTTGCAAAAAAGAGCAACCTCAGGATGCTGAATTTTGGTGGTTAATTGctctcttctttgaaaaaaaaatgcaaaaaaaaaaaaaatagaagacatgcTGAAGCCAAAGGAGGAAGA is from Canis lupus baileyi chromosome 20, mCanLup2.hap1, whole genome shotgun sequence and encodes:
- the IL15 gene encoding interleukin-15; the encoded protein is MRISKPHLRSTSIQCYLCLLLNSHFLTEAGIHVFILGCISAGLPKTEANWQDVILDLEKIDNLIQSIHMDTTLYTESDVHPSCKVTAMKCFLLELGVISLESGSHPIKEAVENLIILANSDLSSKGNITETGCKECEELEEKSIKEFLQSFVHIVQMFINSS